DNA sequence from the Rhodoligotrophos appendicifer genome:
TAAAAGGGAGGCGATTATGTCGATTGAACAGGAGCATTTTTCGAGCATTTGTATATTTTCGCCGTTTGCCTTCATACATGCAAAAACGTAATCAGCGCGCGCAGCCGTTGGGTAATCGTTCAATGTTGCGCCGAGGCCAGGAACACCAGGAAGCGCAACCAGTATGGCGCAACACAAAGATCGCAGTGAACTTATTCCCATGCTCAAGCCTCAGATTCTTTTATCTTCTTAGCAAATTCGCGATACTGATAATCGAGAGTCGATGCAACAGAATCACTCTCTGCGAGGGCGACAAGCGTCGGGTTGAACTTGGAAAGATGACATGCGGGATCAGCCTCTCTAGCGGATCCCGTAATTGATAAAGCTTGGCAACGGCAGCCACCCCAGTCAATTTCGCGCCTTGCGCAGGTTGAACATGGCTCACGCATCCAGCCTGTTCCGCGGAAGGCTGAAAAGGCAGGAGATCGCTCCCAAATGTCAGACAGCGGATAGTCAATCACACTCCAAAATTCTAACTCCTTGATTGTTTCTGCAGCGTGACATGGCAAGACCTTGCCCACAGGCGTGACATTCAGAGACTGCCGTCCCCACCCCCCCATACAAGGCTTTGGGTACCTGGCATAATAATCAGGGACGACTGCATCAATAACGATAACGCCCTTGTACTCAGCCCGCAGGCGTTCAACGACTTGAACGGCCTCAATGGTCTGCTCCCTTGTTGGCATCAAGGCATCTCGATTTTTCAGTGCCCATCCATAATATTGCGCATGAGCAATCTCTATGCGCCTCGCCCCAAGCGAAACAGCTAAACCAACAAACTCCTCAATTTTATCTATGTTACGCCTATGAATTACTGTATTTATAGTGAGTGGCAATTCAAGATCTATGACGCCCTTGGCGAAACCAAGCTTTTGATGATGGGATCCCTTGAGACCACTAATTACGTCGGCAACCTCATCTCTCGTGTCCTGCATTGATAACTGAACATGATCTAAGCCAGCCATTGCCAAAGCTTCTAATTTAACAATGTCAACGGAAATCCCTGATGTGATCAAATTAGTATAAAGGCCTACTGCATGGCAATGGGCGACGATTATCTCCAAATCGCTTCTTGATGTGGGCTCTCCACCCGACAAGTGCACATGAATCACCCCAATTTCCGCCGCTTCTGAGAACACCCTGCACCATGTCTTTGTATCGATTTCCTTACTTCTTCTGTCTAAATCCAAGGGATTCGAGCAATAGGGACATCTCAGCGGACATCGATGAGTGAGCTCGGCAAGCATTCCTGTAGGAGGCGCCACTGGACTCTTCAATCTCATAGTTCCAAAACTCTCTTTTTACTTAAATCTAATAGAAACTCCACAACATCTGTCGAAATCATATCCCGCTCGCAGGAAAACTGCTGCGCCAGTTCCTCGATAATTGTGTTCAAAGAAGATTTTCCGTCACATCTTTTCAATATTTCAAGAGCGATTGAATCTGGCTTCAGAATTCGCTCTGGCGCCAATAGCACCCAGTTTTCTCGGATGGCATCATACTTAAGACGCACTCCCCTAAGAAGCCTAGGGGTCGCATCTCCAGATATGGACTGATCACTCATTGTCTAGTCTTGAATCGAAGGCACCTGGAGGAACGAAACCAGGATTCACATACGCATAGTATAGTGCATCCAGTTGAGCCCACAGGACGCTACACTTAAAGTATAGTGCGTTTATAACCGCTTCTTGCTGATCCGGCCGGCAAGCATTTTCTCTTACATAATTCAGAGCAAAACTTGCATCCCTTGGCGCCTGGACGAGACGCTTCTCGAAATAAGCAAGGGTCATTTCAGAAATAAACGGGTAGCTTGCCAGCATTCCAGAGACGCGAGCTTGTATGATGGAGGGGGCAAACATCTCGGTCAGAGAAGACGCAATCGCCTCCAAGAGACTCTGCTCCTTAACGAAATTCACGTAGGCTTCGACAGCAAACCGGGTGCCGGGCAGAATTCCAGCCGTCGAGCGAACATATTCAGGGTCAAGATCAAGGCCGGATGTCAGAACCAACCAGCGGGCAATTCCACCATCGCCGTTTTCGACACCATCATGGTCAACAAGGCGCTGCCTCCATTCACGCCTCAACGCCGGATCGGACATGCGGGCGAGAATCGCAGCGTCCTTGCACGGAATCATCGATTGATAATAATAGCGGTTCAAGGCCCAGGCCCGAACTTGATTTCGATTAAGCTCCCCCGAATGAAGCAACTTATGAAATGGATGCAAATGATGATACCGGCATTCTCCTATACCCCGGAGCTTTTCTTCAAGTTGATCTGGAGAAAGAAGTTCTATCAAAACATTATCTCCATACCATCATAAGATATTTTCCAGCCTTTCATTTCGACATGATTCCGCTCCGGCGACCCATCGATCAGAACTGGATTTGTATTATTGATATGAGTATAAATTTTTCTCTTTATATCCAAGTCTGACAGTTCGGCGAGAGATCCTGCGACCCCCGAGATTGAGATATGCCCCATCCTCTCCCCAGTCTTTGTGCCAACACCTTCGATCAACAGCTCCTCGTCGGACCACAAAGTGCCATCAAATAAAAGAACGTCACTGCCCATTAATCTGCGTTTGAGTTCAGAGGGTACGGCAGCACAACCAGGAATGTAATGTGCAGTCCTTCCTCTCACGGAAAGCCTGACGCCAACCGTTGCCTCCACTCTGGAGGCACTCTTATGTCTTTCTTCGTAAAGCGGAACCTTACCTGGAACTTCAAACAGTTCAAAAGCCAAGTCACCAGGGAGGCTTACTTCCTTTCCCAGACGGACAGGCACCCTCGTCACAAGTGAAGAACTCAACGCCGAGAACATTGAGTTCTCGGCGAGTGACTTTAGAATTCTTGAAGTCGCGTAGATTTCAAAGGCCTGGAGTTCGCGCATACTTAGCAGACCCACTGTGTGATCAATGTCACCGTTCGTTAGAACGACGGCCGATATGGGCGAATGTCTAAGTCCTGTAACCGGCCGCAAAAAAGGTGAACGAAGAACCTGCGCACGAAGATCCGGGGAGCAATTAAGTAAGAGCCAATTCTCCCCGTCACCAGTCACGGCAATTGAAGACTGAGTTCGCTCAATAACTCGCGGGTCGCCTGCCCAGTACAGGGAACAGACGGTGCAACGACAGTTCCATTGCGGAGATCCACCGCCCGCCGCAGAACCGAGGATTACAATACGAGACCGGGACACCTAAGTGTCCCGGCTTACGCTTGTATCTGCCTCAGAGTTCGGCTGGAAAGTAATCGTTAATTTCCAAGCCAATGCAGATCTCTTCGATTACAGGCTTTCTCCAGAACATGGATCGTCTCCTGTTACGCTAAAGCGTCGCATTGGTGCCCTGCCTATAGGCTAGCATGGCAGGTAGGACGTTGCCAGTTAGAAGATTGGTGGCGATGACATTGATTGCCAGTCACGTTTCCTTGATGGTTCAGTCAGCCTCAAGTCCAAGTTGCGGAACTGAGACTGGCTCCGAGAGGGCTGTTTGCAGTTGTCGCATCGCTTTTGAGCACGATCTCAATGTCAGAATTTCGTTGAGCCCCCCGACACGGGCATGATCAAATCCTCGATGGTTTGAGGCTGTTCATTTGGATTTTCCTCGGCCGGTGGCCTTAAGTTCCGTCGCTTTTCATAGAAAGCGTTCCCGCCAGCGAGGGCCACGTAGAACATGTTGCTATAGGGATAACGAAGTCCTGCGGTATGAAAGAACATTGCCTTGCCGACAGTTTCGTGACGCGCACCTGCGAGTACTTCATTCGCAATGCGCTGCACTTTAGGAAGATCCGAGGTCCGCATCGACTTTGAGAGTACCCCTTGTGCAAACTGGTTCTTTTGCCCGACCACTCCGCAAATTGTATTCGGGAACGCGGGAGATTTTACTCGGTTCATTACCACTGTACCGACAGCGAGCATACCATCCTCGCTAGAGCGGTTGGATTCAAAATACACAGCGCGCATCAGACACTCACGCTCATCAGCGACGCTCGAGTGAACAACCGTGCCCGCCTCGTAGAACGGACGGCCACTGCACGCTGTTATCTGCACTGACACAAGAAGGACCCCCATCAGTTTCCAGCCCAAGGCACCACCGGCTCGCAAACGCACACCTCAATTTTTACCGCAGCCTTGGTTAAACCGTGAACTTGATTTCTAAAGGCCTAACGAGAGCTAAGAACTGCAAAATTGATTTGGTACCCGCCCCCCCCCGGAGCCACTCGCCGTTTTTCACCGTGCTTCACAGGGCAGGTTTCCAAAGGCACCATGAATGAGATGATCTGAACTATCACTTCCCACAGGCTTCCTTTGACCAAAGGCCGAAATTTTTTAAACTTCGGACTTCGATTTTCGCTTGGCTTGCAGTATAGCCTTCGAAGCGCGGCGGGAATGAAGACTGCGCAGTTGCGGGTGTGGTGGAACTGGTAGACGCGCCGGACTCAAAATCCGGTTCCGAAAGGAGTGTCGGTTCGATTCCGACCACCCGCACCAGTCCCGTCGGGATATGCCACTACGGGAGCCGGTTGACTCAACGAGAGATGCAGGGATTGGCTATCTCCAGAGTCTGGCCTCGCAAATCATCGGCGGCAGTGTTTTACCCTCCACGCCCTTGCAATTAAGTCTGACGTTCCCCGACGCGGCAGGGTTTGTCTTCTCAGAAACGCGGTAGGATCCCCTCCCTCCCTGTTAGTCGATACCGATGGCATGGTGATGCAGTGCCGGTACTGTCGGAAATGCCCAAGACAAAGATAACCGAGGTCGCTGCCATATGATCAGTTTGGGAAGAATTTGCTGCCTCCGATCCGCGTCTTCCTGGACCATATCAGCTGGGCCACTCTACACACAGGCGTCATAAAGAATTTACAACGGCGAGGACGCCCGGCTGTATCAATGTAGCCTTAGAATTTTGTAGCGGTCGCCTCGTTCCCTCGTTACTCCTAACGCCCAACACATTCTTGCCATGATCTTTTGGGGCGGAATGTCTTGGGGTTCTGGCTCCTGGGGGATCGGGGATAGTATGGAAAAGTTTCGTCTTCAGCGGTTGTTTCATTCGGACTCGCGACGCACTCTGATCGTGGCAATCGACCACGCTTTGTTCAACAATTCGGCGTTCCTTCCTGGAATTGAGAACATGGGAGCAAGCGTGAAGAAGGTCGCCGAAGCTGAGGCCGACGGAGTGTTGCTCTCCGTCGGCGAGGCGCCACATCTCCAGCGGCTCGCAGGTCGAAGCAAACCGGGCTTGTTGCTCCGGGTGGATCCGGCCAATTTCTACAATGACATTGCACCGGTCTCGCGCCTGCATTGCCGGGCATTCGAGAACGCGGTGGAGATCGCGCTGCGCCTGGATGCCGCCTGCATTCTTCTCAACCTCTTACAGATTGATGACCATCCGGAGATGTTGAACCAGTGCGTGGAAAACATCCTCCTTGTTAAGAATGATTGCGATCGTTATGGCATGCCGATGGCCATCGAGCCGCTGTCCTTCAAGAAGAGCAAGGACGGCTATGTCGGCGATGGGGATCCGAAACGAGTGACCACGCTGGCGCGCATGGCGGCCGAACTCGGCGCCGACCTTATTAAGACCGATGCCACCGAACCGGAGGAGGAGTTCCATCGCGTTATCGAGGCCGCTTCGGGCGTTCCCGTTACGGTTCGCGGCGGCAGCAAGGCGTCCGACCGCGAGGTGCTCGAGCACACCGAGCGGCTGGTCGCTCAAGGTGTCGCCGGGCTGATTTACGGGCGCAACATCATCCAGCACGAGAATCCTGCCGCCATGACCAGCGCCCTCCAGGCGGTGCTGCATCATGGCAAATCCGCCGAGGAAGCCCTGGAACAGCTGGCGGCAGGCTGAAATGAAGCAGAGCGAGGTCAATCGTCTGTGCCGCGAAGCCGATGACTGTCTGCGTCGGCGGGGCTGGGCGCTGCCGCC
Encoded proteins:
- the pqqE gene encoding pyrroloquinoline quinone biosynthesis protein PqqE, with the protein product MRLKSPVAPPTGMLAELTHRCPLRCPYCSNPLDLDRRSKEIDTKTWCRVFSEAAEIGVIHVHLSGGEPTSRSDLEIIVAHCHAVGLYTNLITSGISVDIVKLEALAMAGLDHVQLSMQDTRDEVADVISGLKGSHHQKLGFAKGVIDLELPLTINTVIHRRNIDKIEEFVGLAVSLGARRIEIAHAQYYGWALKNRDALMPTREQTIEAVQVVERLRAEYKGVIVIDAVVPDYYARYPKPCMGGWGRQSLNVTPVGKVLPCHAAETIKELEFWSVIDYPLSDIWERSPAFSAFRGTGWMREPCSTCARREIDWGGCRCQALSITGSAREADPACHLSKFNPTLVALAESDSVASTLDYQYREFAKKIKESEA
- the pqqB gene encoding pyrroloquinoline quinone biosynthesis protein PqqB; the protein is MSRSRIVILGSAAGGGSPQWNCRCTVCSLYWAGDPRVIERTQSSIAVTGDGENWLLLNCSPDLRAQVLRSPFLRPVTGLRHSPISAVVLTNGDIDHTVGLLSMRELQAFEIYATSRILKSLAENSMFSALSSSLVTRVPVRLGKEVSLPGDLAFELFEVPGKVPLYEERHKSASRVEATVGVRLSVRGRTAHYIPGCAAVPSELKRRLMGSDVLLFDGTLWSDEELLIEGVGTKTGERMGHISISGVAGSLAELSDLDIKRKIYTHINNTNPVLIDGSPERNHVEMKGWKISYDGMEIMF
- the pqqA gene encoding pyrroloquinoline quinone precursor peptide PqqA, which translates into the protein MFWRKPVIEEICIGLEINDYFPAEL
- a CDS encoding class I fructose-bisphosphate aldolase: MEKFRLQRLFHSDSRRTLIVAIDHALFNNSAFLPGIENMGASVKKVAEAEADGVLLSVGEAPHLQRLAGRSKPGLLLRVDPANFYNDIAPVSRLHCRAFENAVEIALRLDAACILLNLLQIDDHPEMLNQCVENILLVKNDCDRYGMPMAIEPLSFKKSKDGYVGDGDPKRVTTLARMAAELGADLIKTDATEPEEEFHRVIEAASGVPVTVRGGSKASDREVLEHTERLVAQGVAGLIYGRNIIQHENPAAMTSALQAVLHHGKSAEEALEQLAAG